The genomic region GCGGCGGCAACCCGGAGCCCAGCCCGGCGATCAGCAGACCCGAGACCACACCGACAGCCGCCGCGACAAGCGCCGCCACCACCCGGGCGGCACCGAACTCCCACGCCCGGAAGTCGTCCCAGAACAGCCAGGCCGGCAGGATCACCGCCAGCCAACCGTTTGTGTTGCCGAAGTCACCGGCACCGAACGAGGCGAACGCCAACTCGAACACCACGAGCGCCAGCACGCCGATGACCAGACCGGCCAGGCACACGCCCAGCAGGTCGGCCAGGGTACGGATACGCCCCTGGTCGTCCCGACGGGGAAACCCGCCCTGCTTCTCGGACTCACGCTGCTCGGTCATCGACTGCGAGGGTACGTGGTGACTCAGGCCCAGACCTGCTGCGGCTCGGCGCGGCGCTCGGCCAGCGACGGCGCCTTGTCGTACTCCCGAACCACGTTGTAGCGGGTGTCCCGCTCGACCGGCTGGAAACCGGCGTCCCAGATCAGGTGCAGCAGGTCGTCGCGGTGCATCGTGTTCGGGGTGCCGTACGAGTCGGCGTCATGGGTGATCTTGTATTCGACCACCGAGCCGTCCAGGTCGTCCACGCCGAAGTTCAGCGAGAGCTGAGCCACCGAGAGGCCGTGCATCACCCAGAAGTTCTTCAGGTGCGGAACGTTGTCGAACAGCAGCCGCGAGACGGCGAACGTCTTCAGCGACTCGGCCGGCGACGCCATCGTGGTACGCGCCTGGATCCGGTTACGGATCTTGCCGTCCGCCGAGTCCACGAAGTCGTGCTGGTAACGCAGCGGGATGAAGACCGCGAAGCCGCCCGTCTCGTCCTGCAACTCCCGCAACCGCAGCACGTGGTCGACGCGGTGCCGGGGCTCCTCGATGTGGCCGTACAGCATTGTCGCCGGGGTCTTCATGCCCTTGCTGTGCGCCAGCGCGTGGATGCGCGACCAGTCCTCCCAGTGGCAGGCGTGGTCGACGATGTGCTGCCGGACCTCCCAGTCGAAGATCTCCGCGCCACCGCCGGTCAGCGACTCCAGGCCGGCGTCCATCAGCTCGTCGAGGATCTCGTCGGCGCTCAGGCCACTGATCTTCTCGAACCACTGCACCTCGGTCGCGGTGAAGCACTTGAGCTTGACGTTCGGCAGCGCCGCCTTCAGCTCACGCAGCACCTTCGGGTAGTAACGCCACGGCAGCGTCGGGTGCAGGCCGTTGACGATGTGCAGCTCGGTGAGCTGCTCACCCTCCATCTCCTTGGCCTTGCGGACCGCCTCGTCGATGCGCATCGTGTACGCGTCCTTCTCGCCCGGCTTGCGCTGGAACGAGCAGTACGCACAGGATGCCGAACAGACGTTCGTCAGGTTGAGGTGCCGGTTGACGTTGAACATCACCCGGTCACCGTTCAGCTCGGTGCGCTTGTGGTGCGCCAACCGACCCAACCAGGTCAGGTCGTCACTCTCGTAGAGCGCGACCCCGTCCTCCCGGGTCAGCCGTTCACCGGCGTACACCTTCGCTTCGAGCTCGCGCTTGAGTCCGGCGTCCATGGCACGTCCCTTCCACCTGCGGTCCCGGTCGAGCGTACGTCGGCGCTCCGGCACTCGCGGCGGCACGGTCGGCGACAGCGATCCGCCCAACCGGCTCGACGACCCTCTCAACAGACTCTCAGCCTCCCGTAACCCGGCGACGCATCGACAACGTTGGCGGGGTGCGGTAAGACAGGGTGGGGCGGAACTCACACTGGTACCGTCCCGGCGGCCGCGCCCAACCGAGCGCGGAGGCGAGCACGGGACGGGAGCGGAATGGTCGACAGCGAGCGCGGGCGACGGCAGCGACGACGGAGCCCGGTGATCTCGCCGGTGCTGCGGCCGAAGCTCTGGGCCGCCCTGCTCGGCGCGATCGCCGCCGCCGTGCTGGCCACCCCCGCGTACGCCGATCCGGCAGTGCCCGCCACGGTGCCGGACACCGGCTC from Micromonospora profundi harbors:
- the mqnE gene encoding aminofutalosine synthase MqnE; its protein translation is MDAGLKRELEAKVYAGERLTREDGVALYESDDLTWLGRLAHHKRTELNGDRVMFNVNRHLNLTNVCSASCAYCSFQRKPGEKDAYTMRIDEAVRKAKEMEGEQLTELHIVNGLHPTLPWRYYPKVLRELKAALPNVKLKCFTATEVQWFEKISGLSADEILDELMDAGLESLTGGGAEIFDWEVRQHIVDHACHWEDWSRIHALAHSKGMKTPATMLYGHIEEPRHRVDHVLRLRELQDETGGFAVFIPLRYQHDFVDSADGKIRNRIQARTTMASPAESLKTFAVSRLLFDNVPHLKNFWVMHGLSVAQLSLNFGVDDLDGSVVEYKITHDADSYGTPNTMHRDDLLHLIWDAGFQPVERDTRYNVVREYDKAPSLAERRAEPQQVWA